In a genomic window of Alteromonas gilva:
- a CDS encoding zinc-dependent metalloprotease, producing the protein MKKQAGFIPVYYDSSEDKVFLQIDATDQPLLFQSSLPQGVGSNDIGLDRGQLGATRLVQFERYGNKILLKQLNTEYRASADNPAEKASIDEAFADSVIAGFTIVASNDDSVLIDYTAQLFSDIHGIAERLKSSNQGSFKPDASRSGVYMEKTKAFPLNTELEALVTFGGNGTGSYLRSVTPDADSVTVHLHHSFVALPDDGYEPRAFHPFSGYWKHSWQDYSAPITEPLEQAYIRRHRLAKKDPGAAISEAVEPIVYYLDPGIPEPVMSALKDGASWWNQAFEAAGYKDAFQVKVLPPDADPMDVRYNVINWVHRATRGWSYGSSVVDPRTGEIIKGHVTLGSLRVRQDYLIALGLTSPFGQDSNATTAQKEMALARIRQLSAHEVGHTLGIAHNFAASENGRESVMDYPHPKIDIENGELSLADAYDVGMGQWDNYVIAYGYQDFADDTNTREALESMVVAAREQGLKYKSDADVRASRHASADGHLWDNGENPLAQYDHLMQVRKLALSNMGLDTLQTGESLSSLENALVPVYLLHRFQLEAVAKQVAGIHYQYENKGDYAKPRGVKMVAPETQVEAMTRLIDASTAQVLAMPDALLDLITPPVFAEAETREQFNGRMGRVFDPISAAESAAAFSLQLLLHPERLNRLVYQHSRQSSVPGVDDLIRKIFSVHFYRQQRANSNLIARLQLVALQSVMQTLQGKDTAPEVKLAITAELMTLTEWLEDEDDVPGYRALEHYLEHYWETGEWPLAFSVKPLPPGSPI; encoded by the coding sequence ATGAAAAAACAAGCGGGTTTTATACCTGTTTATTATGACAGCAGCGAAGATAAAGTGTTTTTGCAAATTGACGCCACGGACCAGCCGCTGTTGTTTCAGTCAAGCTTACCGCAAGGGGTAGGCTCTAACGATATTGGCCTGGACAGAGGCCAGTTGGGCGCAACCCGTCTGGTGCAGTTTGAACGTTACGGGAATAAAATTTTACTTAAACAACTCAATACCGAATACCGGGCCAGTGCCGACAATCCGGCCGAAAAAGCCAGTATCGATGAAGCCTTTGCCGACTCGGTGATTGCCGGTTTCACCATTGTAGCGAGTAACGATGACTCGGTATTGATTGATTATACCGCGCAGCTTTTCAGCGACATTCACGGTATTGCAGAACGTCTTAAGTCAAGCAATCAGGGCAGCTTTAAACCCGATGCCAGTCGCAGCGGTGTTTATATGGAAAAAACCAAAGCGTTTCCGCTCAATACTGAGCTGGAAGCCCTGGTGACCTTTGGTGGTAACGGCACCGGTAGCTACCTGCGTTCGGTCACTCCCGATGCAGACAGTGTCACCGTGCATCTGCATCATTCATTTGTTGCTTTGCCTGATGATGGCTATGAACCGCGGGCTTTTCATCCGTTTTCGGGCTACTGGAAGCACAGTTGGCAGGATTATTCGGCGCCGATTACCGAGCCTCTTGAGCAAGCGTATATACGTCGTCACCGACTGGCCAAGAAAGATCCCGGCGCTGCGATCAGCGAAGCCGTTGAGCCTATTGTTTATTACCTCGATCCGGGTATTCCCGAGCCAGTGATGAGCGCGTTAAAAGACGGCGCCAGCTGGTGGAATCAAGCGTTTGAAGCAGCAGGCTATAAAGATGCCTTTCAGGTAAAAGTGCTACCACCAGATGCCGACCCGATGGATGTACGATACAACGTCATCAACTGGGTTCACCGTGCTACGCGGGGCTGGTCGTACGGCTCTTCGGTGGTTGACCCGCGCACCGGTGAAATCATTAAAGGTCACGTTACCCTGGGCTCGTTGCGGGTAAGACAGGATTACCTGATTGCGCTGGGGTTAACCAGTCCTTTTGGTCAGGATAGCAACGCGACGACAGCACAAAAAGAAATGGCGCTGGCGCGCATTCGCCAGTTATCGGCTCACGAAGTAGGCCATACACTGGGTATTGCCCATAATTTTGCGGCCAGCGAAAATGGCCGTGAGTCGGTGATGGATTATCCGCACCCGAAAATCGATATAGAAAACGGTGAGTTATCACTGGCTGATGCCTATGACGTTGGCATGGGGCAGTGGGATAATTACGTTATTGCCTATGGTTATCAGGATTTTGCTGACGATACCAATACCCGTGAAGCCCTTGAATCAATGGTGGTCGCGGCCCGCGAACAGGGCTTAAAGTATAAGTCGGACGCCGATGTACGTGCGTCGCGTCACGCATCGGCCGATGGGCACTTATGGGACAACGGCGAAAATCCGCTGGCGCAATACGACCACCTCATGCAGGTACGTAAGCTGGCCCTGAGCAACATGGGGCTGGATACGCTGCAAACCGGCGAGAGTCTGTCGTCACTGGAAAACGCCTTAGTGCCGGTGTATTTGCTGCACCGTTTTCAGCTCGAGGCCGTGGCCAAACAGGTCGCCGGCATTCATTACCAGTATGAAAACAAAGGCGACTACGCGAAGCCCCGGGGCGTTAAAATGGTAGCACCCGAGACCCAGGTGGAGGCCATGACCCGGCTTATCGATGCCTCAACGGCACAGGTGCTGGCCATGCCGGATGCGTTGTTAGATTTAATTACGCCGCCTGTTTTTGCCGAAGCCGAAACCCGCGAGCAGTTTAATGGCCGCATGGGTCGCGTATTTGACCCCATTTCAGCGGCCGAAAGCGCAGCCGCTTTTAGCCTGCAACTGTTATTGCACCCAGAACGCCTTAACCGCTTGGTATATCAGCATAGCCGCCAGTCAAGTGTGCCTGGCGTGGATGATTTAATTCGTAAAATCTTTTCGGTGCATTTTTATCGCCAGCAGCGTGCCAACAGTAATCTGATTGCGCGCTTGCAGCTGGTGGCGTTACAAAGTGTTATGCAGACCTTGCAGGGCAAAGACACCGCGCCTGAAGTGAAGCTGGCAATCACGGCTGAGTTAATGACGTTGACCGAATGGCTCGAAGATGAAGATGATGTGCCGGGTTACCGCGCACTGGAACACTATCTTGAGCATTACTGGGAAACCGGTGAATGGCCGTTAGCGTTTAGTGTGAAACCACTTCCGCCGGGCTCACCGATTTAA
- the moaD gene encoding molybdopterin converting factor subunit 1, whose product MKVKFFAQIRELTGVDELDCDVPVPATIDGLREQLMARGAHWQQALQTNVLCARNQTLCEGTTPVSNDDEIAFFPPVTGG is encoded by the coding sequence ATGAAAGTTAAATTTTTTGCCCAGATCCGGGAGCTGACCGGGGTTGATGAGCTGGACTGTGACGTGCCGGTGCCGGCCACCATTGACGGCTTGCGCGAGCAGTTAATGGCGCGCGGTGCACACTGGCAGCAAGCGCTGCAAACCAATGTGCTGTGCGCCCGCAATCAAACCTTGTGTGAGGGCACAACCCCTGTCAGCAACGACGATGAAATTGCCTTTTTTCCGCCGGTCACCGGAGGCTGA
- the moeB gene encoding molybdopterin-synthase adenylyltransferase MoeB produces the protein MPDTLSYAQAVTFNRHIVLPRVDLAGQEALLNARVLVIGMGGLGCPAAQLLCSSGVGDLTLVDDDTVERSNLPRQILFSAGQTGQFKVHAARDRLHQLNPDCCINTINERLDDDALATLVKRHDIVLDCTDNSASRQQINRVCYSQGKPLVSGAAIRFEGQLLVIDPASHSPCYQCVSRLITEQPLSCVEAGIFAPVVATIGIQQAHIALLMLMGTSVLTPGELLTYDGQTLNWQRFSVPSDPFCDVCSNQ, from the coding sequence ATGCCAGATACCTTAAGTTATGCTCAAGCCGTGACCTTTAACCGGCATATTGTTTTACCCCGGGTCGACCTCGCCGGCCAGGAGGCGCTGCTTAACGCCCGCGTACTCGTGATTGGCATGGGCGGTTTAGGCTGCCCGGCAGCGCAGTTATTATGCAGCAGTGGTGTGGGGGATTTAACCCTGGTTGACGATGACACCGTTGAGCGCTCTAACCTGCCCCGCCAGATCCTGTTCAGCGCCGGGCAAACCGGCCAGTTCAAGGTGCACGCCGCGCGCGACCGTCTGCATCAGCTCAACCCGGATTGTTGCATTAACACCATTAATGAGCGGCTTGATGACGACGCCCTGGCAACCCTGGTCAAACGCCACGATATCGTGCTCGACTGCACCGACAACAGCGCCAGCCGCCAGCAAATAAACCGTGTTTGTTACAGCCAGGGAAAGCCCTTAGTCAGCGGCGCGGCCATTCGCTTTGAGGGGCAGCTACTGGTGATCGACCCGGCCAGCCACAGCCCCTGTTACCAGTGCGTAAGCCGCCTTATAACCGAGCAGCCCCTGAGCTGCGTTGAGGCCGGTATTTTTGCTCCTGTGGTGGCTACCATTGGTATTCAGCAGGCGCATATTGCCCTGCTCATGCTGATGGGAACGTCGGTATTAACGCCCGGCGAATTGTTAACCTACGATGGCCAAACGCTTAACTGGCAACGCTTTAGCGTACCCTCCGATCCCTTTTGTGACGTTTGCAGCAACCAATAA
- the moaC gene encoding cyclic pyranopterin monophosphate synthase MoaC — protein sequence MALSHVNQHGEANMVDVSDKAVTTREAVAEGILSLSAEALEQVQNNTAAKGDVLAVARIAGIQGAKQCANLIPLCHPLALSKVDIEFTIDTAKSQIITRCRCKLNGQTGVEMEALTGVNVALLTLFDMCKAVDPAMTMSHIRVLQKQGGKTGHWHRNE from the coding sequence ATGGCGCTGTCACACGTTAATCAGCATGGTGAAGCCAATATGGTGGACGTCAGCGACAAGGCCGTTACCACACGGGAGGCGGTGGCAGAAGGCATTTTAAGTTTATCTGCCGAGGCGCTTGAACAGGTGCAAAACAATACCGCTGCCAAGGGCGATGTACTGGCGGTAGCGCGTATTGCGGGCATACAGGGGGCCAAACAATGCGCTAACCTTATCCCGCTTTGTCATCCGCTGGCGCTCAGTAAGGTCGACATAGAATTTACCATTGATACCGCTAAGTCGCAGATTATTACCCGTTGCCGGTGTAAATTAAACGGCCAGACAGGGGTCGAAATGGAAGCCCTTACCGGGGTTAACGTCGCGTTGCTAACCCTGTTTGATATGTGTAAGGCCGTGGATCCGGCCATGACCATGAGTCATATTCGGGTACTGCAAAAACAGGGCGGTAAAACCGGTCACTGGCACCGCAATGAATAG
- the modA gene encoding molybdate ABC transporter substrate-binding protein: protein MTLLQRFWVAVCLGNLWWGIATAEPSGVAMSLTPAVQNAAQQPVEAPDGAVKPPLSIAVAANFAGPLQVLLPAFEQASGINTRVTAGSSGALYAQIQHGAPYDVFLSADSMRPRALVNSGKISADAVTTYTIGQLALVGNVTGLTDAALLTDTVRIAIADPGLAPYGRAAQELLEALGIWSALQSRLIRGNNVQQTLQFWQTGNVDVALIAGSQCITYQLDCKPVPALYEPVVQQMAVVASNQVAQAEAARSLARYLRSEAVQQQLTAMGYRAVTDITSRGGL, encoded by the coding sequence TTGACTCTGCTTCAACGCTTTTGGGTAGCCGTGTGCTTAGGAAACTTGTGGTGGGGAATAGCCACCGCTGAACCGTCCGGGGTGGCGATGTCACTGACGCCCGCTGTACAAAATGCGGCGCAGCAGCCGGTAGAAGCCCCTGATGGCGCGGTTAAACCACCGCTGAGCATTGCGGTAGCGGCTAATTTTGCTGGCCCCTTACAGGTTTTATTACCCGCTTTTGAGCAGGCAAGTGGCATTAATACCCGCGTAACAGCCGGGTCAAGCGGCGCACTTTACGCACAAATTCAGCATGGTGCACCCTATGATGTGTTTTTGTCGGCCGACAGTATGCGGCCCCGGGCGCTGGTAAACAGCGGCAAAATATCCGCCGACGCTGTTACTACCTATACCATTGGTCAGTTGGCCCTGGTGGGTAATGTAACAGGGCTGACTGATGCGGCATTGCTGACCGATACCGTGCGCATTGCCATCGCCGATCCCGGGTTAGCGCCCTATGGCCGCGCGGCGCAAGAGCTTTTGGAGGCGTTGGGCATATGGTCGGCGTTACAATCGCGCCTGATCCGCGGCAATAACGTGCAACAAACTCTGCAGTTCTGGCAAACCGGTAACGTGGATGTTGCCCTGATTGCCGGCTCGCAATGCATTACCTATCAACTGGACTGCAAACCGGTGCCTGCGCTATACGAACCGGTTGTGCAGCAGATGGCCGTCGTCGCTTCCAATCAGGTAGCGCAGGCCGAAGCGGCGCGTTCACTCGCCCGGTATTTACGCAGCGAGGCGGTGCAACAGCAACTGACTGCGATGGGCTACCGGGCGGTTACGGATATCACCAGTCGGGGCGGTTTATAA
- a CDS encoding succinylglutamate desuccinylase/aspartoacylase domain-containing protein — MLNQVSKQHIRVAQNASGRSMNVPVYRIKGQRPGPTVYIQSSIHGAEVQGNVVIYHLIQWLQDTPVSGEIILVPNCNPVGTNIKAGEYTLGRFDPVNGTNWNRGYYYDEQQIQLFAQSVTDEESGASIKQRFRAHWQQAIAQKLASPWGLGLAQQLNLRLQQLAVDADYVLDLHNGPVSTRHIYIPQYAKDSALAFNFPHCIFIPNAFAGALDEATFCPWWTLTDLLNARDQRTLDFGVEAFTLEMGSQEVIDFAEGEIDATSIISYLTAKGLLPESKVTPANMTRIGVALADYKTLYTDWGGMVEYCARPGQHVKEGELLARVLNIDELDNDKGSKPVYAPCDLIPMLHFPSASVLSGTQLYKCFTNYFTLSEGS, encoded by the coding sequence ATGCTAAATCAAGTCAGTAAACAACATATCCGGGTGGCACAAAATGCCTCAGGCCGCAGTATGAACGTACCGGTATACCGCATTAAGGGACAACGGCCCGGCCCCACCGTGTATATTCAAAGTTCTATTCACGGCGCCGAAGTGCAGGGTAACGTGGTGATTTACCACCTCATACAATGGCTACAGGATACACCTGTGAGTGGCGAAATCATTCTGGTACCCAACTGCAACCCGGTTGGCACTAACATTAAAGCCGGCGAATACACCCTGGGCCGGTTTGACCCGGTTAACGGCACCAACTGGAACCGGGGCTACTATTACGACGAGCAACAAATTCAGCTTTTTGCCCAAAGCGTTACCGATGAGGAGTCAGGCGCCTCCATAAAACAACGCTTTCGCGCGCACTGGCAGCAGGCCATCGCCCAAAAGCTGGCCAGCCCCTGGGGGCTGGGTCTGGCCCAACAGCTCAACCTGCGTTTACAACAGCTGGCAGTTGATGCCGATTACGTGCTCGATTTACATAATGGTCCGGTATCGACGCGGCATATTTATATTCCGCAATACGCCAAAGACAGCGCGCTGGCATTCAACTTTCCCCATTGCATATTTATTCCTAACGCGTTTGCCGGCGCCCTCGATGAAGCCACATTCTGCCCCTGGTGGACACTGACCGATTTGCTTAACGCGCGCGACCAGCGCACGCTGGATTTTGGTGTAGAGGCCTTTACCCTGGAGATGGGCAGTCAGGAGGTGATTGATTTTGCCGAAGGCGAAATTGATGCCACCAGTATCATCAGCTACCTCACCGCTAAAGGGTTATTGCCGGAAAGCAAAGTAACCCCTGCCAACATGACCCGTATAGGCGTCGCGCTGGCGGATTACAAAACCCTGTATACCGACTGGGGCGGCATGGTGGAATATTGCGCCAGACCGGGTCAACACGTTAAGGAGGGCGAGCTGCTGGCCAGGGTACTCAATATTGATGAATTGGATAATGACAAGGGCAGCAAACCTGTTTATGCCCCCTGTGATTTAATCCCGATGCTGCATTTCCCGTCAGCATCGGTACTCAGCGGTACCCAGTTGTATAAGTGTTTTACCAACTACTTTACATTGAGCGAAGGCAGCTAA
- the moaB gene encoding molybdenum cofactor biosynthesis protein B, with protein MMTTASESLAIAILTVSDTRTLDTDTSGQYLADAIEQAGHILADRQLVADDIYQQRAIVSAWIADPDVEAILVTGGTGFTGRDSTPEALSVLFDKTVDGFGELFRHLSYQEIGTSTIQSRALAGFANATVIFCLPGSTGACKTAWQGIIQSQLDSTFKPCNFVGHLKGSH; from the coding sequence ATGATGACTACTGCCTCTGAATCCCTGGCTATTGCCATTCTTACCGTGTCTGACACCCGCACACTGGACACCGATACCTCCGGTCAGTATCTCGCCGATGCGATAGAACAAGCCGGCCACATCCTTGCCGATCGCCAACTGGTGGCCGACGATATATATCAGCAGCGCGCGATTGTGTCGGCCTGGATTGCCGATCCTGATGTCGAAGCCATACTGGTGACCGGTGGTACCGGCTTTACCGGCCGCGATTCAACGCCCGAAGCCCTGAGCGTATTATTCGATAAGACCGTGGATGGTTTTGGTGAGCTGTTTCGCCATTTAAGTTACCAGGAAATTGGTACCTCGACGATTCAGTCGCGGGCACTGGCAGGTTTTGCCAATGCCACGGTGATATTTTGTTTACCGGGCTCAACCGGTGCCTGTAAAACTGCCTGGCAGGGGATTATTCAGTCGCAGCTCGATTCAACCTTTAAACCGTGTAATTTTGTTGGTCACCTGAAAGGGTCTCACTAG
- the modB gene encoding molybdate ABC transporter permease subunit: MDTTAVFLTLKLAGLSTLLLMLLAVPVSWGLSRWNSHFKSVVQAIVALPLVLPPTVLGFYLLLAFAPNSVIGGWWLTLTGERLAFTFEALVLGSVIYSLPFAVQPLYAGFSQLHPHYLQTAKMLHLPWFTRLKVVVLPAIKPSLLIAAGLSFAHTIGEFGVVLMIGGNIPGETRVVSIALFDHVESLNYASAHQLAALLLIFSLLLLIALYWLQGKRRLKWNVM, from the coding sequence GTGGATACCACTGCCGTCTTTCTCACCCTAAAACTTGCCGGGTTGTCGACGCTGTTGTTGATGCTGCTGGCGGTGCCGGTGAGCTGGGGGCTGAGCCGCTGGAACAGCCATTTTAAGTCTGTCGTGCAGGCCATCGTGGCGCTTCCTTTAGTCTTACCGCCTACTGTACTGGGATTTTACCTGCTGCTGGCCTTTGCACCCAACAGTGTAATTGGGGGCTGGTGGCTTACTCTTACCGGCGAACGGTTGGCGTTTACCTTTGAAGCACTGGTTCTCGGCTCGGTTATTTACTCATTACCTTTTGCGGTGCAGCCGCTGTATGCAGGGTTTTCCCAGCTTCACCCGCATTATCTGCAAACCGCCAAAATGCTTCACTTGCCCTGGTTTACCCGGTTAAAGGTGGTAGTTCTGCCGGCCATTAAACCCAGTTTATTAATTGCAGCAGGCCTCAGTTTTGCCCACACCATTGGCGAGTTTGGCGTGGTGTTAATGATTGGTGGCAATATTCCCGGTGAAACCCGGGTGGTGTCCATTGCCTTATTTGATCATGTCGAGTCGCTCAACTACGCCAGCGCCCATCAACTCGCCGCGCTATTGCTGATCTTTTCGCTGTTGTTGCTCATTGCACTTTACTGGCTGCAGGGCAAACGGAGGCTTAAATGGAATGTCATGTAA
- a CDS encoding molybdenum cofactor biosynthesis protein MoaE, whose protein sequence is MMFVEVGPDDFSQQALYDRLCETDRASQSGAVVTFTGRVRDYNAQGHIEGIELEYYPGMTEAALQQLLKQAQQRFALTNAGIVHRVGRLANHAQIVWVGTCAAHRNDAFNAASYLMDMLKQSVPIWKKEWANGEAEWVAAKTTDSQAAMRWLQETDEPGA, encoded by the coding sequence ATGATGTTTGTTGAGGTAGGCCCGGACGATTTTAGCCAGCAGGCTTTGTATGACCGGCTGTGTGAAACCGATAGGGCCAGTCAGTCAGGTGCTGTGGTGACCTTTACCGGCCGTGTCCGCGACTACAATGCCCAGGGCCACATTGAGGGGATAGAGCTGGAATACTACCCTGGAATGACCGAGGCGGCGCTGCAGCAGTTACTGAAGCAGGCGCAGCAACGCTTTGCGCTCACTAACGCAGGCATTGTGCACCGGGTTGGGCGGCTGGCGAATCATGCTCAGATCGTGTGGGTAGGTACCTGTGCTGCGCATCGCAACGACGCGTTTAATGCAGCCAGTTACCTGATGGATATGCTCAAACAATCGGTACCTATCTGGAAAAAAGAATGGGCCAATGGCGAAGCCGAATGGGTGGCGGCGAAAACCACTGACAGTCAGGCCGCCATGCGCTGGTTGCAAGAAACTGACGAACCCGGGGCCTAG
- a CDS encoding ATP-binding cassette domain-containing protein, translating to MECHVSQQAGAFTLQASLLLPAECHWLGLFGPSGAGKSTLLRALAGLERTAEVNGQWGEVVLPDARQSVLVSAQTPLFPAISVAQNLHLVASHNQQSAAQTDWAIDNCECRQLLSKMPGALSGGELQRVKLARALLANPTLLLLDESFSAMDSALKQRIQWRLRYEWSGSARVIMVSHDINDMIRCCQQVALISAGSVVSQGDIATILGGQHALAQPDKPGEQTLPLASVLKGPFYAQGDAGIQFKVGQTIVNSSDAAVRDNTNQIAMLVPASQVVLSQGDETSLSLPNCLTGRVTAIESINDLQHKVSLLCADQQLIAAVDTVILAQMGLHSGDTVHAHFASRFSL from the coding sequence ATGGAATGTCATGTAAGCCAGCAAGCAGGGGCTTTTACGCTGCAGGCGAGCCTGTTATTACCCGCCGAATGCCACTGGCTGGGCCTGTTTGGGCCCTCAGGAGCGGGAAAATCCACCTTATTGCGGGCGTTAGCCGGTCTGGAGCGAACGGCTGAGGTCAATGGGCAATGGGGTGAGGTCGTACTACCTGATGCCCGGCAATCGGTATTGGTGAGTGCGCAAACGCCGTTGTTTCCGGCGATTTCTGTTGCCCAAAATTTGCATTTGGTGGCCAGTCACAACCAGCAATCTGCGGCGCAGACCGACTGGGCGATTGATAATTGTGAATGCCGCCAGCTACTCAGTAAAATGCCCGGGGCGTTATCCGGCGGCGAATTACAACGGGTAAAGCTGGCCAGGGCGTTATTGGCTAACCCTACATTACTGCTTCTCGATGAGAGTTTCAGTGCCATGGACAGCGCGTTAAAGCAGCGTATTCAGTGGCGGTTGCGCTATGAGTGGTCGGGCTCTGCGCGGGTTATTATGGTGAGTCACGATATTAACGACATGATCCGCTGTTGCCAGCAAGTGGCATTAATTAGCGCTGGCAGCGTGGTTAGCCAGGGGGATATCGCCACCATACTGGGCGGCCAACATGCGTTGGCACAACCAGATAAACCCGGTGAGCAGACGCTGCCCCTCGCCAGTGTGCTCAAAGGCCCCTTTTATGCGCAGGGAGATGCGGGGATTCAGTTTAAAGTGGGGCAAACGATTGTTAACAGCAGCGATGCCGCCGTGCGCGATAATACCAATCAAATCGCCATGCTGGTGCCAGCCTCCCAGGTGGTGCTGAGTCAGGGCGACGAGACATCGCTGAGTCTGCCGAATTGTCTGACCGGCAGGGTAACCGCGATTGAGTCAATCAATGACCTGCAGCATAAAGTGTCGTTACTCTGCGCTGACCAACAGCTCATTGCGGCAGTGGATACGGTCATCTTAGCGCAAATGGGACTGCACAGCGGTGACACAGTCCACGCCCACTTTGCCAGCCGCTTTTCGTTATAG
- a CDS encoding glutamate--cysteine ligase, whose protein sequence is MGINFEQHDFTDQQRAEFNQRVHQQLSEMTAELTRPCYNNPQVSIGAELELYLVNQHFTPAPLIEQMLEKARMEGLQEELNQYNIEFNLKPVNAGEAAFKALQAQLDKASQTLDQTAALYDGHALSIGILPTLDSSHLTDTYMTNRPRYQALTRELTQQRGAPFDIDIHGQDVVKTTSDDVTMEGANTSFQLHHKIPLTRFTDAFNTAQLVTPLVLAIAGNSPFFMGKRLWQETRIALFKQSIDYRHTNATEWRQPSRVTYGHGWLRNGITDCFTESVSLYPPLLPVLSERLNAPPAPFTELNLHHGTVWSWNRAVFEPGEQGHVRIEYRSLPAGPTNQDMLANAALQIGLVEALSPHCEEYLQRLPFQYAEYNFYRCAQSGLNAKILWPHPQQRSLKEHRVTDILADLLPLADEGLARIGISRAERDYYLGLIEHRLAARQTGATWQLNTYQALTEQHGEQAALVELCRRYYQLSHSGQPVAQWESP, encoded by the coding sequence ATGGGCATAAACTTTGAACAACATGATTTTACTGATCAACAGCGTGCAGAATTCAATCAGCGAGTGCATCAGCAACTGTCTGAGATGACGGCTGAACTCACCCGGCCCTGCTATAACAACCCGCAGGTCAGTATCGGCGCGGAGCTGGAACTTTACCTGGTAAACCAGCATTTCACGCCGGCCCCTTTAATTGAGCAGATGCTCGAAAAGGCCCGCATGGAAGGCCTGCAGGAAGAGTTAAACCAATACAATATCGAATTTAACCTCAAACCGGTTAACGCCGGCGAGGCGGCCTTCAAAGCGCTTCAGGCTCAGTTAGATAAGGCCTCGCAAACGCTCGACCAGACCGCGGCGCTGTACGACGGTCATGCACTGTCAATTGGCATATTACCAACTCTGGATAGCAGCCACCTGACCGACACCTACATGACCAACCGGCCTCGTTATCAGGCGCTTACACGAGAGTTAACCCAACAGCGGGGAGCCCCTTTTGACATTGATATTCATGGCCAGGACGTGGTCAAAACCACCAGCGATGATGTTACCATGGAAGGCGCAAACACCTCTTTTCAACTGCACCATAAAATTCCGCTAACGCGCTTTACCGATGCGTTTAATACCGCCCAGCTGGTGACGCCTCTAGTGTTAGCCATCGCCGGTAACTCGCCCTTTTTTATGGGTAAACGGTTATGGCAGGAAACCCGGATTGCGCTGTTTAAACAGTCCATTGATTATCGCCATACCAATGCCACCGAATGGCGCCAGCCCTCCCGGGTGACTTACGGACATGGCTGGCTGCGCAACGGTATCACCGACTGCTTTACTGAAAGCGTGTCGTTATATCCGCCGTTATTGCCAGTGCTCAGCGAACGGCTCAATGCCCCGCCAGCCCCCTTTACCGAGCTCAATCTTCACCATGGTACCGTGTGGAGCTGGAACCGCGCCGTGTTTGAGCCCGGCGAACAGGGCCATGTGCGGATCGAATACCGCAGTTTACCGGCCGGGCCGACGAATCAGGATATGCTCGCCAATGCAGCGCTGCAAATTGGTCTGGTTGAAGCCTTGTCGCCGCACTGCGAAGAGTACTTACAACGCCTGCCCTTTCAGTATGCCGAATACAATTTTTACCGCTGTGCCCAGTCGGGTCTGAACGCCAAAATACTCTGGCCACACCCACAACAGCGCAGTCTGAAGGAACATCGGGTCACGGATATTCTGGCTGATTTATTGCCGCTGGCCGACGAGGGGCTGGCCAGGATAGGGATCAGCCGGGCGGAGCGGGATTATTATCTGGGTCTCATAGAGCATCGGCTGGCCGCCCGTCAAACCGGCGCCACATGGCAGCTGAATACTTATCAGGCGTTAACCGAACAGCACGGTGAGCAAGCAGCCCTGGTGGAATTGTGCCGACGCTATTATCAGTTAAGCCACAGCGGTCAACCTGTAGCCCAGTGGGAGTCACCATAA